In Leptospira perdikensis, the genomic window TTTGTTCGATCAGTTTTTTCCCCTCGGTCGTTAGGTGGACAGAAATAAACCTTCTGTCTTCCACACCACGAACACGTTCTACCAGACTTCGTTTTTCTAGGTTGTCGATGACAAGAGTGATGTTTCCTGTACTTTTGAGAATTTTATCCCCAAGGTCTTTTTGACAAAGAGGACCTAAATGGTACAAAGTCTCGAGTACCCCAAATTGGCTTTCTGAGATGCTCCACTTTGTGAACTCAGAAATCAGTCGGGAAGACAGAGACTCGGCCGCACGTTTCAATTTAATGAACGCATCCAACGCCTGTACTTCTTTTTTGGATCCTTTGAATTTTGTTCCCATTAATTTAATATCAAACTATCAAATCTTAAACCAATTGTCAACCGGTTTCTTGGCTCTTTTGGAAAAGTTCTTTCATGAGCCGAAGTGTTCCCGTAAGCCCTAAAACCACAGAAGAAGCCGCAATTCCGCCCATGAGAGCACCGGCCACACCAGGAGAGCAGGCATCCGCTCCCGTTAGGTAAAGATTTTCGATCGTTGTCCTCACACCTAACCATTCTTGTTCAAAGCGTTCCGGTGTACAGGAAAGTCCGTAAATGGAACCTTCTTTATGACCGGTAAAAAATTCTGTAGTGATGGGTGTGGAGAGTTCTGTGAATTCGATGAGATCCCTAAATCCGGGAAATCGTTTTTCCAAAAATTCTAACATACCTTCGGTGATGGTTTCTTTGAGTTTTGTGTAGTCTTCCCCTCGTTTTTTCCAGGGTTCATCTTTCCATTTGGCAAATAAAGAATAATCAGCAAAACTAATAGCTTCGGCGGTGTGGTCTTCGGCTTCTGGATTTTTTAAGGAAGGAAAAGATAAATACATCATCGGAGGTTTCCCGTCTGCCAAATCGTTTCTTTTCGCATAACAAGCGTCATGATTGATATCTGGAAAGA contains:
- a CDS encoding MarR family winged helix-turn-helix transcriptional regulator, coding for MGTKFKGSKKEVQALDAFIKLKRAAESLSSRLISEFTKWSISESQFGVLETLYHLGPLCQKDLGDKILKSTGNITLVIDNLEKRSLVERVRGVEDRRFISVHLTTEGKKLIEQIFPDHVKRITSEFAVLSPEEQEVLGKICKKLGKKTDALCK